From the genome of Francisella tularensis subsp. tularensis:
TTTAAGGGCAACAGAATGGGATAAATACAATAATTTAAGCTTAGAGCAAGAGCATATTGCTAAGATTATTTGTAATGAGATTAGGCTCGCTCCAGAAGAGGCTCTACATTTGCCGATGCCAAAAACAGATAGAGTCATTAAAGTTGCTAATGCAATTATTGATAATCCATCGATAAGCAAAAGTTTAGAACAATGGGCAGCATTTGCCGCTATGTCGCCACGGACATTACGCCGAGCTTTTTTATCCGAAACAGGACTTAGTTTTTCACGTTGGCGACAACAGGCACAACTTGCACGTGGTTTAGATATGTTAGCCAAAGATATTTCTGTTACTGAGGTTTCAGATTCATTGGGATATGCTTCACCAAGTAATTTTATAGCAATGTTTCGCAAGGCATTTGGTAAAACACCAAAACAGTATTTCTCTAGTGAAAGAGTACAGATAAAAAATATTTATAAGAACTGATTTTTTAGTTTCTTAATATCTATTTTACTAGTATTATTTTTTGGTAGAGTTTCTACAAATATACATGATCTAGGGACTTTATAGCTTGCTAATTTATCTTTGCAATGTTTGATAATATCTTCCTCAGTTGCATTTGAGCCTTTTTCCAATGAGATAAAAGCTATAGGTCTTTCACCAGATGTTTTTGACTTAATTCCAGTGACAGCTACCTCTCTTACATAGTCTAACTTAAGTATGCATAACTCAATTTCTCTCGGATAAACATTAAAACCGGAGACAATTATCATATTTTTAATTCTATCGGATATAGTTAGACGACCTTTTTTGTCTATATAGCCAATATCTCCAGTTTTTAGCCAACCATCTGCAGTAAAGTGAAGTTCATTATTCTCTTTATCATTCCAGAAACCTTGACATCTTTGTGGACCTTTAAGCCAGATTTCACCTTCTTTGAAACACTCAGTTATTTCTTGGTGAGTATGGATATCACGAATACTGAGCTCTGTGCTCGGAATAGGGTAGCCACAAGTACCAAAATAATCATCCTCAGACTCGTTGAATTTATTTAGAGCGATTGCCGGAGACATTTCAGTCATACCATAACCCTCTTTTAGTTCTACACCAGTTCTATCTAACCACTCTAAATATATTTTACGTGAAATTGGCATGCCCCCGCTTAAAGAATATAGATATCTTGTTTTGTTAATTTTCTCAAAATCAGGATGCTCAAGCATTGCCATATAGAGGGTGTTAAGACCATTAAAAATAGTGAATTCATTTTTTGACATAGTCTTAATGAGGTTTTTTATATCTCTAGCATTGGGAATTAAGACATTTTTTGCACCAGCAAAAAAGAAGCAAAGTAAATTAGCACTTAGTGAGAATATATGGTAAAGAGGTAGTGCAGTTATAATTACTTGATCAGACATATCCATGTCATGTTTGATCCATGCCCAAACTTGCTGAATATTTGAAGCAAGATTATCATGCGTTAGTATTGCTCCTTTAGGTCTTCCAGTTGTTCCACTTGAGTATTGCAAACATAGTATATCTTGTTTTGTTAAAACAGGTTTTTTATATAAACTTATGTCAGCTTTAATGACTTTACTAAACGCAATAAAATTACTTTTTGTATACTTTGGTTTATTTTCAATTAAATATTTAGAGACAAAACCAATAATCTGTTTTTTAGGAAATGGGTATAAATCAGCAATATTTGTAACTATTACATTCTCTAAAGAGTCGATGTTTACACGAGCTTTTTGTATATGATGGGCAAACATATCCATTACAATCGCAGCTTTGACATTACAATTATTAAATATTGCTTCAATCTCATCTGCAGTATAAAGAGGGTTGGTGTTGACAAATACAGCACCAATCTTAACACATGCAAATAAGCTAACAGTAAATTGTAAGCAGTTAGGTAGTACAATTGCGACTCTATCTCCCTTGTTGATTCCAAGGTTGTTTTGTAGAAAACTAGCCATTTTAGTAGCAAGCTTGTCAAGTTCAATAAAAGTTAGATTTACATCGTGACATGATACAGCCTCTCTGTAAGGAAATTGTATAATTGTTTTTTCATATAGATCTAAAATTGTAGCGTGGTTTTCCGTAATATTCTCAGGAGTATAATCAGGATAATTAGCTATCCATGTTTTATTGGAAAATGTACTCATAATAAATAAGATTGTTAATTACTAGAACTAATTCTAGCAAAAAAACAAAGTATTGAAATAAATTTGCAAGATTATTTCTTTATTAGAAGGTGTTAAATTAAGATTTTTTAGTTTTGAGGATATGTAATATTGTCAATATCTGCTTTATGATCATCAATAACCCGTATTCTGTTTATGTATTTATTTAGTATAGGAGTCAAAATAACCATAATTATTGTAGTAACTAAAATACCAATAGCGACATAACCAAATACTGCTGTATAGGTGTCTAAGCTTTGTTGTTTAGAGATAGTATCACCACTTTGAGGTAGCGCTATAAATGATCCTATGTAAGAAGCAACATAAGATGCAATCATCGTAGCTAGAAACCAAAATCCCATCACAAATCCAGATATGAAAGCTGGGCATAGTTCAGCAACCATTGCTAGCCCTAAGCCTGATATAAGTAGCTCACCTAAAGAAGAGGTTGCGTATAATAGAATTAGCCAGTTACCTGAAACTACAGCATTAGTTGCGAAATATCTAGTAGAGTATAAAGTTGCGTATGATATAAACATTAACGCTGTTCCAATACAAAACTTAGTAGCGTGTGTTAATTTACTTTTTTTGTATACTGCTGCAAGAATAGGTGATAATATCAAAATCCATAGAGGATTTAAAAATTGATATTGTGCAGCAGGGACATGCCAACCAAATACAGAAAGTTCAACATTGTGCTGAGCAAAGAAAGTTAGTGTAGTTGGCATTTGAAAATATAAAGAGTAGAAGATTATCGCTTCAATGATAAGTACAAGAGCTACAAGCATTCTATTTCTTTCATATGACTCAAGGCTAAAAGCTACATATAAGAAATATAGTGTAGCTATAGTTACAACAACAGCAGTTAGTTCTATACATAGGGTCGTATTAGGAAGAATATTTGCAACTATTAAAAATGCTGCGATAACTCCTGCAATGATATATGTTAGATGAGTTTTATTGATAGGATGTTTACCCGCTTCTGTGTCTAGACCCTCTAGCTTTTTATAAAACAATATAAATCCTAATATACCAACAAATAGACCAATCCCACAAAGTATAAAAGCATGAGTATATCCATAAATTTGTGATATCACAGGTGTCAAAGCCATACAGATTAGCCCACCCATATTAATTGCAAGGTAATATAAAGTCATAGCACTATTTAAGCGGCCATCGCCTTTATCAAACATCTTTGAAATTAAAGAAGAAGGGTTTGCTTTAAATATGGCATTACCAATAATAATTCCTGAAAAAATATAATAAACGTTTTGTTTATCTGCAAAGATAAAGCTTAAGTAAGATAAACACAGTATTACCGCACCAAATAAAATTGTACGTTTAGCGCCAAGAACTTTGTCACCTATGAGTCCACCAACCCATATAAATCCATATGTAAAAGCAAAAAAAGACCCCATCAGATAAATAGTTTCTCTTTCACTTAGCCCAAGTTTCTGTGTAAAATACAGCGCGATAATTGCTTGAAAGCCATAAAATCCAAACCTTTCCCATAACTCTATACCCCAGACAATCCAGAAAGGTGCGGATAGAGTATTATAATTTTTTTGCATAGGCATTTTCTCCTAATATTAATTATACTAAAAAACCCATTAAAACATCGAGTACAAACTTTTGCAATAATTATTTACAGTAAAAGGTTATTGATTTAATTTAGCATAAGAGTATAGCGTGCTTCGGCAAGCCCATTAACCTCTTGTTGTACAATTTTGGAAGCTAGACTAATACTGTGCTAAGTTAATTTGTTTTATCAAGCTTTATTAATTAGCTCAATTCCCTTGGTAAAACTTACTGTTTAAGAAAGTTTATAATTGATAATATATTTATTGGAGCAGTTTCTGCTTTAAGTATTCTTTTGCCCAAATTAATTGTATAAAAATTATTGCTATGGAATTTGCTCATTTCTTTATCACTAAAGCCACCTTCTGGTCCTATAAATATATTAAAATTTGTACTAGATTTAACCTTTTGTACAAAATCTTGTTTTGCTTGAGTATATGGACATAAAACTAAATTAAGGTCATTTTGAGGCATTTGTAAATCATTAATATCGATAGGAGTATGAATTTTTGGAATAAAAACACGACCACATTGTTCACTGCCAGCAATAGCAATTTTATGCCAGCGCTCTAGCTTTTTGTCAAAGCCATTTTTATCAAACTTGTGATTTGTAAATTCAGTAATTATAGGATATATGTTATTTACCCCTAGTTCGGTAGCTTTTTGAATCACAAGCTCAAAATTTTCACTTTTAATAATAGCCTGATAGAGGTTTGTAATATAGTTATTTTCATTACTGATGTGTTTTTTATCGATTACTTCAAGAGTTATATTTTTATTATCAATCGTGATAATTTTAGTCTTATATTGTAAGCTATCAGTATTATTTAATAGTTCAATCAAATCAGATTTTTTTAAGCGTAACACATTTTTGAAATAGTTATAATATTCTCCTGAAATATTAAAAATTGTAGTCTTTGTTGAAATGTCAGAGAAAAAACCTCGAATAGTTCTCATAAAATTAAAATTTGGTAAAATACATATCTCTTATTATAAATTCTTAATTTTTAAAAAGTAGGAAAAGTTTATGGGTATTTTTAATAAAAGTTTTGTAACTAATTTGGTAGCTGCAATACTAGCAATAATTGGTTGGTATTTTGCTGAAGTACACATCAAAAATATTGGTTTTTATGCTTTATCAGGAGCATTAACTAATTGGATAGCAATATACATGCTCTTTGAGAAAATTCCATTTCTCTACGGCTCTGGAATTATTCCTAATAAATTTGAGAGTTTTAAGCGAGCTATAAAGAAGATGATCATGGAGCAATTTTTTTCACCGCAGAATATAAATAATTTTCTTAAAAGCGATGATATCAAAAGGTACCTGGCGGATAATATAGCAGCTAAAATTGATTATAATAAAATTTTTGATAGCTTTATTGATATGCTTATGAGTAGTAAGTATGGTTCAATGATTGATATGTTTCTTGGTGGTAGATCAGCTTTAGAAGGATTAAGAGAGCCGTTTACTAAGAAGCTAGATTCAAAAGTAATTGAGCTATTGTCATCAATAGATATCAACACAAACAATGTTTCTCAAAAAGCCGCAGAAAAGATTGAGAGATTGATAGATAGTCGTCTAGATGAGTTAACTCCACAGATGGTTAAAGAGATAATTCAAAAGATTATCCGTGAACATCTAGGTTGGCTAGTCGTGTGGGGTGGAGTATTTGGTGGATTAATAGGTTTAGCAGCTAGCTTTATTTCTTAGCTAATAAAGGTTTGAAGAAATTCTGAGTATTTTTATGATTGGCTTGGATTTCTTTATTTCTATGTTTTTGAATTTTTAGATTTTCAATTAGCCAAGGCTTAAGTTGAGAAAAAATATTTGTCAATGCGGTATTCGTCATTTCAGCATATAAGTTCGCATCTATGTTATCATCCGGAATTTTTTGATGATATTTAATTGTTGTTATCTTTGTAAAGCCTGTTTTTTCATTTTTCAGGTAAAAGGTTATATAAAAGTAAAATTGTTTATTATCTAAATCTAATATTGGTCCATAAGTAGTTGTCCCTGATAGGGTAAAATCTTGTCGAATGTTAATATCCTGGAAAGCAAGATTATTAACTATATTATGATCTAGAATATATTCAAAGGTTGCTACAGTAAGCATTTTTGATACTGGCATTGCCCAAGAACTATTTTTAAATGTATAAAGACGATTACCTTTTAGATAAAACATTTGTGTTGATGTCGATGCTTGAGTTTGGATATTATATACTAGTAAAGTCGTACTAATATCAGCGTTCTCAGTATCTGGTAATGGTTTAGATTCTATTTGTTTACTGTAGATAACGTATTCTTTTTGTTCTGGTACCTTTACAGGATCGCCAAAAAATGAAAAAGCAAATAATTGCAAAGGTAAGAATAATATAGTTAATAATAAATATTTTTTCATGGTTTTATTCCTTATGGTCTACGCCTCTGACAATAGTTGAAGGATCATATTCTAATATTCTAATAACATTGTTAAGCCTTGTGATAGTTTCTTGACTTTCAGTCATAGTTTCATTTAAGTTCATCAAGGTTTTATTAAAGTAAATTGATGAGTTACTTAGATTATATAAGAGTATATTGACACTATCCGTAAACTGATTAAATCTATCTAAATTTTCAGGAGACATCATTTTATTAAATTTGCCAGAAATCTCTTCAAGTGAACTAGCTATCGCACTGACTTTATTCATGATGCTTTCAAGTTGTGAAGGTTTTGATGTAATTTCAGGAATTTGTCCTTTTTTGATATGTATTAGATCTAGACTAGTATTTTTTGCATCAATATCTAAAGAAAGTTCGACTTTTGATTGACCAGTAATTCCCATACTTTGTAATGTTGCTACAGTTTGTTTATATATTGGTATTTGACTATTTATTTTCATATAAACGCTAACAAGTTTAGGATTATTTTTATTTATCGATATATCAGATACTTTACCAATACTAAAACCTTTGTAAGAAACATCCGAGCCAACATTAAGCCCAGAGATACTTTTAAAGTTTGTCACGAATGTAGTAGTGTGTTGATCTTTAAATCCACCTGATAAAAAGAAACCTATAAATATCATTACAAATACCATAAAAATCACGAATAATCCCGCGATTAGATTTTTTATACTATTTTCGTTCATTATAAGCTCCTAATACTTACCATCATTATGTGAGTCAAAAAATTTTCTTATACTTTCATACTGTGTTTGCTGTGAGACAAACTCAACACTGTCATGCAGCATTATTCTCTTTTCATCCATATATATTATATCGTCAACAATATGCCAAATAGTGCTAAGATCATGAGTAATCATTACTACTGACATCTTAAGCTCTTCTTTTAGATATAAAATAAGATCATCCATTGCTCTTGCAGAGTATGGATCTAAGCCGGCATTAGGCTCATCTAAAAATACAACTTTAGGATCTAAAGCTATTGTTCTTGCTAGAGCCACTCTCTTTAACATTCCACCACTTATTTCAGAAGGGTATTTATTAAAAGCTTCTTCTTTAAGACCAACCATTTTTAATTTTATAATTGCTATGTCAGTAAGTATGTCTATAGGTAGTTTTGTATGTTGTCTAAGAGGAAAAATTACATTTTGCAAATTAGTTAAAGAAGAAAAAAGTGCACAATGTTGAAACATCATACTCATTTTACTGGATATTGCTTTACGCTTGATTGGGTTATCAGCAAGTTTTGATATTTCTTGACCAAGCAAGAAAATTTTACCAGAGTAAATTGGTTGAAGCATAAGAATTTCACGC
Proteins encoded in this window:
- a CDS encoding DUF445 domain-containing protein — protein: MGIFNKSFVTNLVAAILAIIGWYFAEVHIKNIGFYALSGALTNWIAIYMLFEKIPFLYGSGIIPNKFESFKRAIKKMIMEQFFSPQNINNFLKSDDIKRYLADNIAAKIDYNKIFDSFIDMLMSSKYGSMIDMFLGGRSALEGLREPFTKKLDSKVIELLSSIDINTNNVSQKAAEKIERLIDSRLDELTPQMVKEIIQKIIREHLGWLVVWGGVFGGLIGLAASFIS
- a CDS encoding AraC family transcriptional regulator, whose product is MVKKGQSMIREEITYLSDWLDGPEIIAIKGGNAPTSENKINNQESDWHHHRRGKIFCIESGLVHVSTPNGSWVLPSNRAGWIPPNTSHKIRISGIVEGWVIFIHPNMCDDLPKSSRVIPMSEVLRALALRATEWDKYNNLSLEQEHIAKIICNEIRLAPEEALHLPMPKTDRVIKVANAIIDNPSISKSLEQWAAFAAMSPRTLRRAFLSETGLSFSRWRQQAQLARGLDMLAKDISVTEVSDSLGYASPSNFIAMFRKAFGKTPKQYFSSERVQIKNIYKN
- a CDS encoding MlaD family protein — its product is MNENSIKNLIAGLFVIFMVFVMIFIGFFLSGGFKDQHTTTFVTNFKSISGLNVGSDVSYKGFSIGKVSDISINKNNPKLVSVYMKINSQIPIYKQTVATLQSMGITGQSKVELSLDIDAKNTSLDLIHIKKGQIPEITSKPSQLESIMNKVSAIASSLEEISGKFNKMMSPENLDRFNQFTDSVNILLYNLSNSSIYFNKTLMNLNETMTESQETITRLNNVIRILEYDPSTIVRGVDHKE
- a CDS encoding ABC transporter ATP-binding protein — protein: MSESLIQVRDLSTKFGKEWIHKDLNLDIPFEKISCIIGASGCGKTTLMREILMLQPIYSGKIFLLGQEISKLADNPIKRKAISSKMSMMFQHCALFSSLTNLQNVIFPLRQHTKLPIDILTDIAIIKLKMVGLKEEAFNKYPSEISGGMLKRVALARTIALDPKVVFLDEPNAGLDPYSARAMDDLILYLKEELKMSVVMITHDLSTIWHIVDDIIYMDEKRIMLHDSVEFVSQQTQYESIRKFFDSHNDGKY
- a CDS encoding long-chain-fatty-acid--CoA ligase; the encoded protein is MSTFSNKTWIANYPDYTPENITENHATILDLYEKTIIQFPYREAVSCHDVNLTFIELDKLATKMASFLQNNLGINKGDRVAIVLPNCLQFTVSLFACVKIGAVFVNTNPLYTADEIEAIFNNCNVKAAIVMDMFAHHIQKARVNIDSLENVIVTNIADLYPFPKKQIIGFVSKYLIENKPKYTKSNFIAFSKVIKADISLYKKPVLTKQDILCLQYSSGTTGRPKGAILTHDNLASNIQQVWAWIKHDMDMSDQVIITALPLYHIFSLSANLLCFFFAGAKNVLIPNARDIKNLIKTMSKNEFTIFNGLNTLYMAMLEHPDFEKINKTRYLYSLSGGMPISRKIYLEWLDRTGVELKEGYGMTEMSPAIALNKFNESEDDYFGTCGYPIPSTELSIRDIHTHQEITECFKEGEIWLKGPQRCQGFWNDKENNELHFTADGWLKTGDIGYIDKKGRLTISDRIKNMIIVSGFNVYPREIELCILKLDYVREVAVTGIKSKTSGERPIAFISLEKGSNATEEDIIKHCKDKLASYKVPRSCIFVETLPKNNTSKIDIKKLKNQFL
- a CDS encoding 16S rRNA (uracil(1498)-N(3))-methyltransferase, which encodes MRTIRGFFSDISTKTTIFNISGEYYNYFKNVLRLKKSDLIELLNNTDSLQYKTKIITIDNKNITLEVIDKKHISNENNYITNLYQAIIKSENFELVIQKATELGVNNIYPIITEFTNHKFDKNGFDKKLERWHKIAIAGSEQCGRVFIPKIHTPIDINDLQMPQNDLNLVLCPYTQAKQDFVQKVKSSTNFNIFIGPEGGFSDKEMSKFHSNNFYTINLGKRILKAETAPINILSIINFLKQ
- a CDS encoding oligopeptide:H+ symporter — its product is MPMQKNYNTLSAPFWIVWGIELWERFGFYGFQAIIALYFTQKLGLSERETIYLMGSFFAFTYGFIWVGGLIGDKVLGAKRTILFGAVILCLSYLSFIFADKQNVYYIFSGIIIGNAIFKANPSSLISKMFDKGDGRLNSAMTLYYLAINMGGLICMALTPVISQIYGYTHAFILCGIGLFVGILGFILFYKKLEGLDTEAGKHPINKTHLTYIIAGVIAAFLIVANILPNTTLCIELTAVVVTIATLYFLYVAFSLESYERNRMLVALVLIIEAIIFYSLYFQMPTTLTFFAQHNVELSVFGWHVPAAQYQFLNPLWILILSPILAAVYKKSKLTHATKFCIGTALMFISYATLYSTRYFATNAVVSGNWLILLYATSSLGELLISGLGLAMVAELCPAFISGFVMGFWFLATMIASYVASYIGSFIALPQSGDTISKQQSLDTYTAVFGYVAIGILVTTIIMVILTPILNKYINRIRVIDDHKADIDNITYPQN